The following are encoded in a window of Staphylospora marina genomic DNA:
- a CDS encoding 2Fe-2S iron-sulfur cluster-binding protein: MYCVTIVVEGKTYKMNAANGAGLWLEATVRGIPVPFRCTTGRCGTGEVRVREGMEHLSEHTELKWFRLMDGSLADGGRLACQPFVHGDVIVEAQGEIAG, encoded by the coding sequence ATGTACTGTGTGACAATCGTGGTGGAAGGCAAAACCTATAAAATGAACGCGGCAAACGGCGCCGGTCTTTGGCTCGAAGCGACCGTCCGGGGCATCCCCGTCCCGTTCCGGTGCACCACCGGGCGTTGCGGGACTGGTGAGGTCCGGGTCAGGGAAGGCATGGAACACCTCAGCGAGCATACGGAATTGAAATGGTTCCGCCTGATGGATGGTTCCCTTGCCGATGGCGGAAGGTTGGCGTGCCAACCGTTCGTACATGGCGATGTCATCGTGGAAGCACAGGGAGAAATCGCCGGATGA
- a CDS encoding DedA family protein — translation MEQALFDLLLEYGYIGIFLFLMLGIVGLPLPDEIMMTFVGYLSSVGRLQLVPTFLSALVGSMCGITLSYVLGLSFGYPFLKKYGPKIFITRRRLRVTRVLFRKYGSLLLFFGYFIPGVRHVTAYLAGISNIPFPRFALYAYTGAVFWSASFIGLGYVLGANWEIVFDALHQYGTKLVLVALPFAAAWIGWILWNPQHKKTFDTK, via the coding sequence ATGGAACAAGCACTCTTCGATCTGTTGCTGGAATACGGCTACATCGGAATATTCCTCTTCCTGATGTTGGGGATTGTGGGATTGCCGCTTCCGGATGAAATCATGATGACGTTTGTGGGTTATCTTTCATCCGTCGGCCGGCTTCAGTTGGTTCCCACCTTTCTGAGTGCGTTGGTCGGTTCCATGTGCGGAATCACACTCAGTTACGTTCTCGGCCTTTCCTTCGGATATCCCTTTCTCAAAAAATACGGTCCCAAGATTTTCATCACGCGAAGACGGCTGAGAGTGACCCGGGTGCTGTTTCGAAAATACGGCAGTTTGCTTCTCTTTTTCGGATACTTCATTCCCGGTGTTCGCCACGTGACGGCGTATCTGGCAGGCATCTCCAACATCCCGTTCCCGCGGTTCGCCCTTTATGCCTATACCGGCGCCGTTTTCTGGAGTGCGTCATTCATCGGCCTGGGGTACGTGCTGGGAGCCAATTGGGAAATCGTGTTTGACGCCCTTCACCAATACGGCACAAAGCTGGTCTTGGTGGCACTGCCCTTCGCGGCTGCCTGGATCGGTTGGATTCTTTGGAATCCGCAACACAAAAAGACGTTTGATACCAAGTGA
- a CDS encoding cysteine hydrolase family protein, which translates to MREQTFIRYLKEWAEANPELTLDEVIRDAGGADHIVIVVVDVLKGFCETGPLSSERVAEMVTHVSELLQAAMDKGVPASRFVFLNDSHPPDAVEFSAFPPHCIRGTEEAEVVEPLQRFASLDGVRVFRKNATNGLFGTDEEGVRFFEWLENVLEQGPATFLVVGDCTDLCIYQNATGIRLFANEQNARAEVIVPASHSRTYDLPVDVAIKEGIAAHDADFLDLVFLYHMHLNGIRVLRSLRP; encoded by the coding sequence ATGCGGGAACAAACATTCATCCGTTACTTGAAGGAGTGGGCGGAGGCAAACCCCGAATTGACGTTGGATGAAGTGATTCGTGATGCGGGCGGGGCGGATCACATCGTGATCGTGGTGGTGGATGTATTGAAGGGATTTTGCGAGACAGGGCCTTTGTCCAGCGAACGGGTGGCGGAAATGGTGACGCACGTGAGCGAACTTTTGCAAGCGGCGATGGACAAAGGAGTCCCGGCAAGCAGATTCGTGTTCCTGAACGATTCCCATCCGCCGGATGCCGTGGAATTTTCCGCGTTTCCTCCTCACTGCATCCGGGGAACGGAAGAGGCGGAAGTGGTGGAGCCGCTTCAGCGATTCGCTTCGCTTGATGGTGTCCGGGTGTTCCGGAAAAACGCCACAAACGGATTGTTCGGCACCGATGAAGAAGGGGTGCGCTTTTTCGAGTGGTTGGAAAACGTGTTGGAGCAAGGGCCGGCCACGTTCCTCGTCGTGGGCGATTGCACCGATCTGTGCATCTACCAGAACGCCACCGGTATCCGCCTGTTTGCCAATGAACAAAATGCGCGGGCGGAAGTGATCGTTCCGGCCAGCCATTCGAGGACGTACGATCTGCCCGTCGATGTCGCCATAAAGGAAGGAATTGCCGCTCACGATGCCGACTTCCTCGACCTGGTGTTTCTGTACCACATGCATCTCAACGGCATCCGCGTGTTGAGAAGCCTTCGCCCGTGA
- a CDS encoding Nif3-like dinuclear metal center hexameric protein — protein MSVRGTEVIRVMERWAPPGLAVEKDRIGLQIGDPASEVKGILVTLDVDEKVAEEAVRLGANWIVAHHAPLWMPLKEIRIDKPVGRLMARLIKNDLNVFVSHTNLDSADDGVNDVLAERLGLLETKVLIPYREDPLKKLVVFVPEDHHEKVLNAVSEAGAGWIGNYSHCTFNVEGTGTFMPGEGTNPFIGKRGTLEKVREVRLETVFPASIRDRVVKAMLAAHPYEEVAYDIYPLDLPGTPQGYGRIGRLPEEMTLEQFASHVRNRLGVDGLRMVGDPARIVKKVAVLGGAGGRNYPDALRAGADVYVTGDVDYHTAQDALRHGLALVDPGHHVERWVVDRVVQRLKEELKDAVPVHASTVNTDPFRFVG, from the coding sequence ATGTCTGTTCGGGGAACGGAAGTGATTCGCGTGATGGAGCGTTGGGCTCCCCCCGGTCTGGCCGTGGAAAAAGACCGCATCGGTCTTCAGATCGGGGATCCGGCGTCCGAGGTGAAGGGCATTCTGGTGACGCTGGACGTGGACGAAAAGGTGGCGGAGGAAGCCGTTCGACTGGGAGCCAATTGGATCGTGGCCCATCATGCCCCCCTCTGGATGCCGCTCAAGGAGATCCGCATCGACAAACCCGTCGGTCGATTGATGGCGCGGCTCATCAAGAACGATCTGAATGTGTTCGTCTCCCACACCAACCTGGATTCGGCCGATGACGGCGTGAACGACGTTTTGGCCGAACGGTTGGGCCTGCTGGAGACGAAGGTGTTGATCCCGTACCGGGAAGACCCGCTGAAAAAACTGGTGGTGTTCGTGCCGGAGGATCACCATGAAAAGGTGCTCAACGCGGTGAGTGAAGCGGGGGCCGGGTGGATCGGCAATTACAGCCATTGCACGTTCAATGTGGAAGGAACGGGCACCTTCATGCCGGGAGAAGGGACCAACCCGTTCATCGGGAAGCGGGGAACACTGGAGAAAGTTCGGGAAGTGAGATTGGAAACGGTGTTTCCGGCATCCATCCGGGACCGGGTGGTGAAAGCCATGCTTGCCGCCCATCCCTACGAAGAAGTCGCATACGACATCTATCCGCTCGATCTTCCGGGAACGCCGCAAGGATACGGTCGCATCGGCCGCTTGCCCGAAGAGATGACCCTCGAACAGTTCGCTTCCCATGTGCGCAACCGGCTCGGCGTCGACGGATTGCGCATGGTGGGGGATCCCGCACGGATCGTGAAAAAAGTGGCGGTGCTCGGCGGAGCCGGCGGGCGCAATTATCCGGATGCTCTTCGGGCGGGAGCGGATGTGTACGTCACGGGTGACGTGGATTATCACACGGCCCAGGATGCTCTCCGGCACGGACTGGCTCTCGTTGACCCGGGCCATCATGTGGAGCGGTGGGTGGTCGACCGGGTGGTCCAACGGTTGAAAGAGGAGCTGAAAGACGCCGTTCCGGTTCACGCTTCCACCGTAAACACCGACCCGTTCCGCTTCGTGGGTTGA
- a CDS encoding TetR/AcrR family transcriptional regulator, with product MSKHQLRSQQTMRKIKDAGFKLFVEKGYASTSIDEIMKVAGYTKGAFYAHFDSKEDFFLEVLDERIEWQFERMKSIFEREAADVFHDFVEIGKEVIEDGKRELYTPMMLEFMVNTKRIPEVREKVAGLFENWRAFLADYFQQLKETGSLNSDLAPRLMASAVLALFNGYFMQHHVDPELDPHEMVPVIVRLMESSRNRS from the coding sequence ATGTCCAAACATCAGTTGCGATCACAACAAACCATGCGCAAAATCAAGGACGCGGGTTTCAAGTTGTTTGTGGAGAAAGGATACGCTTCGACGAGCATTGATGAAATCATGAAGGTTGCCGGATATACCAAGGGGGCGTTCTACGCCCATTTCGACAGCAAGGAAGATTTTTTTCTCGAAGTGTTGGATGAACGGATCGAATGGCAGTTTGAGCGGATGAAGAGCATTTTTGAACGGGAAGCAGCTGATGTGTTCCATGATTTCGTCGAAATCGGGAAAGAAGTGATCGAAGACGGAAAAAGGGAATTGTATACCCCGATGATGTTGGAGTTCATGGTCAACACCAAACGGATTCCCGAAGTGAGGGAGAAAGTGGCAGGTCTCTTTGAGAACTGGCGAGCGTTTCTGGCCGATTATTTTCAACAATTGAAGGAAACGGGTTCCCTGAACAGCGATTTGGCCCCCCGGCTGATGGCCAGTGCGGTCCTTGCCCTTTTCAACGGATATTTCATGCAGCATCACGTGGATCCGGAATTGGATCCGCACGAGATGGTACCGGTCATCGTGCGATTGATGGAATCATCCCGGAATCGTTCCTGA
- a CDS encoding M1 family metallopeptidase — protein MMRRVFLFFVAVLTGSLVLNCAAPRSALMAVKEKDPVLTDRPHYRIEASWNPGKDELTGQMAVRLPEKRKEPLNEIWFNLYPNAFRNWKYGNESRPEKPGWIDISHVRVDGKKVRHEIRETAMKVPLPAPLTNGRSALVEMDFRLKLPRGGSRLNRFKRTAFLAQWYPMLAVKDDGGWHTDPYTATGDPFYTQMSDFEVTFKLPAGYRVISSGKDHRGPTRQTVTIRQDNIRDFAAVLTADYKSVSGNAGGIRVNVWYLPGMESVREPLLRAAVNGMNFFSEKFGAYPYDEVDVVLGETGFGIAGMEYPGLVTSVPTIPTRKGQGPAVNVVVHELAHQWWYGVVGNDQVKEPWLDEGLTTFSEFLYMKEKENEDETGFLERASRKADEVHQTLGVTAADRLYDYPDSVYGLMVYLRPAAMMFRLMDEIGEEKVLKIMSTYYDRYRFKTATTRDFIRVAGEVAGKDLVPFFREWLLFGKKREADAETAGF, from the coding sequence ATGATGCGTCGCGTTTTTCTTTTCTTTGTCGCCGTTTTGACGGGGAGCTTGGTCTTGAACTGCGCTGCGCCGAGGAGCGCGTTGATGGCCGTGAAAGAAAAAGATCCCGTGCTGACGGATCGTCCCCATTACCGGATTGAAGCTTCCTGGAATCCGGGGAAAGACGAATTGACCGGACAGATGGCGGTCCGGCTTCCGGAGAAACGGAAGGAGCCGCTGAACGAAATCTGGTTCAATCTGTACCCCAATGCGTTCAGGAACTGGAAATACGGGAATGAATCCCGTCCCGAAAAGCCGGGCTGGATTGACATCTCCCATGTGAGAGTGGACGGAAAGAAGGTCCGGCATGAAATCCGGGAAACGGCCATGAAGGTCCCCCTTCCGGCCCCCCTGACGAACGGCCGCTCCGCGCTGGTGGAGATGGATTTCCGTCTCAAACTTCCCCGCGGGGGAAGCCGATTGAACCGATTCAAGCGGACCGCGTTTTTGGCCCAGTGGTATCCCATGCTGGCGGTCAAGGATGACGGAGGGTGGCATACCGATCCGTATACCGCCACGGGCGATCCGTTTTACACCCAAATGTCCGATTTTGAGGTGACATTCAAGCTTCCCGCCGGTTACCGGGTCATCTCAAGCGGAAAGGATCACCGTGGACCAACCCGTCAAACGGTGACCATCCGCCAGGACAACATCCGGGATTTTGCCGCCGTATTGACGGCCGACTACAAGTCTGTCAGCGGCAACGCCGGAGGCATTCGCGTCAATGTGTGGTATTTGCCCGGAATGGAATCGGTGAGAGAGCCGCTGTTGCGCGCGGCGGTCAACGGCATGAATTTCTTCAGCGAGAAATTCGGTGCCTATCCGTATGATGAAGTGGATGTGGTTCTCGGGGAAACCGGATTCGGGATTGCCGGAATGGAATATCCCGGACTGGTCACCTCCGTTCCGACCATCCCCACGCGGAAAGGACAAGGTCCCGCTGTCAATGTGGTGGTGCATGAGCTGGCGCATCAGTGGTGGTACGGTGTCGTCGGCAACGATCAAGTGAAAGAACCGTGGCTGGATGAGGGCCTCACCACCTTCTCCGAGTTTTTGTACATGAAGGAGAAGGAGAACGAAGATGAAACCGGGTTTTTGGAGCGGGCATCGCGCAAGGCGGACGAAGTTCACCAAACATTGGGCGTGACCGCAGCGGACCGTTTGTATGACTATCCGGATTCCGTCTACGGACTGATGGTCTATCTGCGACCCGCGGCCATGATGTTCCGCCTCATGGATGAGATCGGCGAAGAGAAAGTGCTGAAAATCATGAGCACATATTATGATCGGTACCGCTTCAAAACGGCCACCACCCGTGACTTCATCCGCGTGGCCGGTGAAGTGGCCGGGAAAGATCTGGTACCGTTTTTCCGGGAATGGCTCCTGTTCGGAAAGAAACGGGAAGCCGATGCCGAAACGGCCGGATTCTGA
- the ftsW gene encoding putative lipid II flippase FtsW, which yields MKRDRPDYWLILITFLLLGFGLVMVFSASYFKGIIDPDIQDSYFFFKRQLLFGGIGLILFFVFSNIPYHTYRKNVGWILLLSLFLLILVPLFGEVRNGARRWIDLGMFSFQPSELVKLGMIIYTASIMVKKQPVMDDFKRAIVPPLVVIGLICTLLVIQPHFSATVIILATCMLVIYCAGIRFKHLLVLFAAGVPVLIGVMVTGSYRLKRLASLTDPMSDPSGSGYQILQSLYAIGPGGLTGVGLGKSIQKMAYLPEAHTDFIFSIIAEELGFIGSAFLILLFVALILRGVMISVQAPDLFGTLLGIGIVGLTGIETIFNLGVVTALLPVTGVPLPLISYGGTALLIKMMGLGILLNISRYRTKKTKSSKATRPQPTGAPLTGQG from the coding sequence ATGAAGCGAGACAGACCCGATTATTGGCTGATATTGATCACGTTTCTGTTGCTGGGGTTTGGTCTGGTCATGGTGTTCAGTGCAAGTTATTTCAAAGGTATCATCGATCCGGACATACAGGATTCCTATTTTTTCTTCAAGCGGCAACTTCTCTTCGGGGGAATCGGGCTGATCCTGTTTTTCGTCTTCTCCAACATTCCCTACCATACATACCGGAAGAACGTCGGTTGGATTCTGCTGTTGTCCCTCTTTCTCCTGATCCTGGTCCCTTTGTTCGGAGAAGTGAGAAACGGCGCACGTCGTTGGATCGATCTCGGCATGTTTTCCTTCCAGCCTTCGGAACTGGTCAAACTGGGCATGATCATCTACACGGCATCCATCATGGTGAAAAAGCAGCCGGTCATGGATGATTTCAAGCGAGCCATCGTTCCCCCGCTCGTGGTGATCGGATTGATCTGCACCCTGCTGGTCATTCAACCTCATTTCAGTGCGACCGTCATCATTCTGGCCACCTGCATGCTCGTGATTTACTGTGCCGGGATCCGCTTCAAACACCTGTTGGTGCTGTTCGCCGCCGGCGTCCCCGTCTTGATCGGGGTCATGGTCACGGGCAGTTACCGGTTGAAACGCCTGGCATCGCTGACGGATCCGATGTCCGATCCGTCCGGGAGCGGCTATCAGATCCTGCAATCGCTCTACGCCATCGGACCGGGCGGCCTCACCGGAGTGGGGCTCGGGAAAAGCATTCAAAAAATGGCATACCTTCCGGAAGCCCATACCGATTTCATTTTTTCCATCATCGCGGAAGAACTGGGCTTCATCGGAAGTGCGTTCCTGATTCTCCTGTTTGTCGCGCTGATCCTGCGGGGAGTGATGATTTCCGTTCAGGCCCCCGATCTGTTCGGTACGCTGCTGGGCATCGGCATCGTGGGCTTGACGGGCATTGAAACCATCTTCAATCTGGGCGTGGTTACGGCCCTGTTGCCGGTCACCGGCGTTCCCCTTCCGCTGATCAGTTATGGAGGAACCGCCCTGCTCATCAAAATGATGGGCCTCGGAATCCTGCTCAACATCTCCCGATACCGCACCAAAAAAACAAAGTCGTCGAAGGCGACCCGCCCACAACCGACCGGCGCACCGCTGACGGGGCAGGGATGA
- the hppD gene encoding 4-hydroxyphenylpyruvate dioxygenase, which produces MEKKHPAFNNAEDFMPIQDIDYLEYYTGNAKQAAYFLCRVYGFKPVAYSGLETGNREKVSYLVEQGAIRFLISGSYSPEHEISDFVKKHGDGVKDIALRVDDVEKAFKEAVSRGGIVIKEPHEVKDEHGTIRKAVIGTYGDTVHTLIERKNYSGLFAPGFVPCEMEIPSESAGLTGVDHVVGNVESMEEWVAYYEKVMGFKQLIHFDDEDISTEYSALMSKVMQNGTGRIKFPINEPAEGKRKSQIQEYLEFYRGAGVQHVALLTDDIVKTVETLKKNGVEFLYTPDTYYDDLIERVGNIDEQIEDLRRLSILVDRDDEGYLLQIFTKPIVDRPTLFFEIIQRKGARGFGEGNFKALFEAIEREQARRGNL; this is translated from the coding sequence ATGGAGAAAAAACATCCTGCCTTTAATAATGCAGAAGATTTCATGCCGATTCAGGATATTGATTACTTGGAATACTATACCGGCAACGCCAAACAAGCCGCATACTTCCTGTGCCGCGTGTACGGTTTCAAACCGGTGGCCTACAGCGGTCTGGAAACCGGAAACCGGGAGAAAGTGTCGTATCTCGTGGAACAGGGAGCGATCCGTTTCCTGATCAGCGGTTCCTACTCCCCCGAGCACGAGATCAGCGATTTCGTCAAAAAGCACGGAGACGGTGTGAAAGACATTGCCCTTCGCGTCGATGACGTGGAAAAAGCCTTCAAAGAAGCCGTTTCCCGGGGAGGCATCGTCATCAAGGAACCGCATGAAGTGAAGGACGAGCACGGAACGATTCGCAAAGCCGTCATCGGCACCTACGGTGACACCGTGCACACGCTCATCGAACGCAAAAACTATTCCGGTCTTTTCGCGCCCGGATTCGTTCCGTGCGAAATGGAGATTCCGTCCGAATCGGCCGGACTGACCGGCGTGGACCACGTGGTCGGCAACGTGGAAAGCATGGAGGAATGGGTCGCCTACTACGAAAAAGTGATGGGCTTCAAACAATTGATTCACTTTGACGATGAGGACATCAGCACCGAGTACTCCGCCCTGATGTCGAAAGTGATGCAGAACGGCACGGGCCGGATCAAGTTCCCGATCAACGAGCCGGCCGAAGGGAAACGGAAGTCGCAAATTCAGGAATATCTTGAGTTTTACCGCGGAGCCGGCGTGCAGCACGTGGCTCTTTTGACCGACGACATCGTGAAAACCGTGGAAACACTGAAGAAAAACGGGGTGGAATTCCTGTACACGCCGGACACCTATTACGATGATCTCATCGAACGGGTCGGCAACATCGACGAACAAATCGAAGACCTGAGACGGCTGAGCATTTTGGTGGACCGCGATGATGAAGGATATCTCCTGCAAATTTTCACCAAGCCGATCGTGGACCGTCCGACGCTCTTCTTCGAAATCATTCAGCGCAAGGGAGCGCGCGGATTCGGCGAGGGCAACTTCAAAGCCCTGTTCGAAGCCATCGAACGCGAGCAGGCACGTCGCGGAAATCTCTGA
- a CDS encoding M42 family metallopeptidase — MRRLMELAEAPGVPGAEDEVRQIMRSEMDKLGFPVMYDRLGSIFAEKKGETEHPRILLAGHLDEVGFMVSEITRSGMLRFTPLGGWWSQVLLAQRVTVISGKKRFRGVIGCKPPHVLTPEERNRLVPIREMFIDVGAESDEQVKEWGIRVGDPVVPVCPFEIMPDGDTILAKALDNRVGCWLALEILSRLRMEKHPNTVIAGATVQEEVGLRGASTSSWVVEPEVAFALDVGVAEDHPGSEGTNKARLRQGPIITFLDATMIPHLKLRDFVVRVAEKHGIPYQIDIITGGGTDAGRFHLFKKGVPSLVIGVAARYIHSHVSMISRRDLENAARLLVETIKELDRDVLNQLTTW; from the coding sequence ATGAGACGACTGATGGAACTTGCGGAAGCCCCGGGAGTCCCCGGAGCGGAAGACGAAGTTCGGCAAATCATGCGCAGCGAAATGGACAAGCTCGGTTTTCCGGTCATGTACGACCGTTTGGGAAGCATCTTCGCCGAAAAAAAAGGGGAAACGGAACACCCCCGCATTTTGCTGGCCGGCCATTTGGACGAAGTGGGGTTCATGGTTTCGGAAATCACCCGGAGCGGAATGCTTCGGTTCACCCCGCTCGGGGGGTGGTGGAGTCAGGTTCTTTTGGCGCAAAGAGTGACCGTCATTTCCGGAAAGAAAAGATTTCGCGGAGTGATCGGTTGCAAACCCCCGCATGTGCTCACCCCCGAAGAAAGAAACCGCTTGGTGCCGATCCGTGAAATGTTCATCGATGTGGGTGCCGAAAGCGATGAACAAGTGAAAGAATGGGGCATTCGCGTGGGAGATCCGGTCGTACCGGTCTGTCCGTTTGAAATCATGCCCGACGGTGACACCATACTCGCCAAGGCACTCGACAACAGGGTCGGTTGCTGGTTGGCGCTGGAGATCTTGTCCCGCTTGCGGATGGAAAAGCATCCCAACACCGTGATCGCCGGTGCCACGGTTCAGGAAGAAGTGGGCCTTCGCGGTGCATCCACCTCGTCGTGGGTGGTGGAACCGGAAGTGGCATTCGCCTTGGATGTGGGAGTGGCCGAGGACCATCCGGGGAGCGAAGGCACCAACAAGGCCAGGCTGAGACAGGGACCCATCATCACTTTCCTGGATGCCACCATGATTCCTCACCTCAAGTTGCGGGACTTTGTGGTGCGCGTGGCGGAAAAACACGGGATCCCTTACCAGATCGACATCATCACGGGCGGAGGCACGGATGCCGGGCGGTTTCATCTGTTCAAGAAGGGCGTTCCTTCTCTGGTCATCGGAGTCGCCGCCCGATACATCCACAGCCACGTTTCCATGATCAGTCGCCGCGATCTCGAAAATGCAGCCCGATTGCTCGTCGAAACCATCAAAGAGCTGGACCGAGACGTCCTGAACCAACTGACGACGTGGTAA
- a CDS encoding GNAT family N-acetyltransferase: MKEVSPILMDFPDSFETERLLIRLPLPGDGGLVHEAITESLEFLRPWMPWARKPPTPEETEARTREAYVRFLERTDLRFHLFEKETRRFVGSSGLHRINWSVPSFEIGYWCRKGFTGKGYITESVRALTVFAFELLHAARVEIRCDKRNVRSRKVAERLGYRLEGILRNHEVDVDGTLRDTCIYSMIPEDFRTMLLKHRHGSGSVFF, translated from the coding sequence ATGAAGGAAGTTTCGCCCATCTTGATGGACTTTCCGGACTCATTTGAAACCGAACGGTTGCTGATTCGTCTGCCGCTTCCCGGCGACGGTGGCCTGGTGCATGAAGCGATCACGGAATCCTTGGAATTTCTGAGGCCGTGGATGCCGTGGGCCAGAAAACCGCCGACTCCGGAGGAGACGGAAGCCAGGACCCGGGAAGCATATGTCCGTTTCCTGGAGCGGACCGATCTCAGGTTTCATTTGTTCGAAAAGGAAACCCGCCGATTCGTGGGGAGCAGCGGTCTTCACCGGATCAATTGGAGCGTGCCTTCTTTCGAGATCGGATACTGGTGTCGGAAAGGATTCACCGGAAAAGGGTACATCACGGAATCGGTTCGTGCCCTCACCGTTTTCGCGTTTGAACTGCTCCATGCCGCCAGAGTGGAAATCCGTTGTGACAAGCGAAACGTTCGCAGCCGGAAAGTGGCGGAACGCCTCGGATACCGCCTGGAAGGCATTTTGCGCAATCATGAAGTGGATGTGGACGGAACGCTCCGGGACACCTGCATCTACTCCATGATTCCCGAAGACTTCCGGACGATGCTCCTCAAGCACCGTCACGGGTCCGGGAGTGTGTTTTTCTGA
- a CDS encoding GNAT family N-acetyltransferase, producing the protein MTRFEVMKIHPGRGEWVDELVEVLHAAYRVEAALLGVDDFPPLRQGKEQIRRSPDTWMAAVCGSRVAGVISYERNGSVLTITRLAVHPDFFRRGVASSLLEEVLGHPGITRFEVSTGMKNGPAIRCYRKYGFRTKKIWGKDGILLIGLERE; encoded by the coding sequence ATGACCCGCTTCGAAGTGATGAAGATTCATCCCGGACGCGGGGAATGGGTGGATGAATTGGTGGAGGTGCTGCACGCCGCGTATCGGGTGGAGGCGGCACTGCTTGGAGTGGACGATTTCCCGCCGCTCAGACAGGGGAAAGAACAGATTCGGCGATCTCCGGACACCTGGATGGCGGCCGTTTGCGGATCCCGTGTGGCCGGCGTGATCTCTTACGAACGGAACGGCTCGGTCCTCACCATTACCCGTCTTGCCGTTCACCCGGATTTTTTCCGGCGGGGAGTGGCTTCTTCCCTCCTTGAGGAGGTGCTCGGGCATCCCGGAATCACCCGCTTTGAGGTGAGTACGGGGATGAAAAACGGCCCGGCGATCCGCTGTTACCGAAAATACGGATTCCGGACGAAAAAGATTTGGGGAAAAGACGGGATTCTCCTCATCGGTCTCGAGCGGGAGTGA
- a CDS encoding tRNA (adenine(22)-N(1))-methyltransferase has protein sequence MASMVPEGARLADIGADHAFLPIHLTLTGRIRFAVVGEVNRGPWSNALRRVQEAGLRSRIDVRLGDGLSVLRPGEADVVVIAGMGGTLMANLLEAGKDKLDGVRRLVLQPNIGGRRVREWLLEGGFTITAESLVEDAGILYEVIAAEPGDPRAPYEETGFPMSVLLEAGPVLCRDRHPLLPERFAAIVESKKKVADQLRRGKSVEAREKYERLESEIKEWERVIACLFGERK, from the coding sequence GTGGCTTCCATGGTGCCCGAAGGGGCAAGGCTTGCCGATATCGGCGCCGACCACGCATTTCTCCCGATTCACCTCACCTTGACGGGGAGAATCCGGTTTGCCGTGGTGGGGGAAGTGAATCGGGGACCTTGGAGCAATGCGCTTCGACGCGTGCAAGAAGCCGGTCTCCGGTCCAGAATCGACGTTCGGCTGGGCGACGGGCTTTCCGTGCTGCGTCCGGGAGAAGCGGACGTGGTGGTGATCGCCGGCATGGGCGGGACCCTGATGGCCAACCTGCTCGAGGCAGGAAAAGACAAGTTGGACGGGGTTCGCCGGTTGGTGCTGCAACCCAACATCGGCGGTCGTCGGGTGCGGGAGTGGCTCCTGGAAGGAGGATTCACCATCACCGCGGAATCACTGGTGGAGGATGCGGGGATTCTGTATGAAGTGATCGCCGCGGAGCCGGGTGATCCACGGGCGCCGTATGAAGAAACGGGTTTTCCGATGTCCGTGCTGCTGGAAGCGGGCCCCGTTTTGTGCCGAGACAGGCATCCCTTGCTTCCGGAGCGGTTTGCCGCCATTGTCGAGTCGAAAAAAAAGGTGGCGGATCAGCTTCGCCGGGGAAAAAGTGTCGAAGCCCGTGAAAAGTACGAGCGCCTTGAATCGGAGATCAAGGAATGGGAGAGGGTGATCGCATGTCTGTTCGGGGAACGGAAGTGA